In one window of Frigoriglobus tundricola DNA:
- a CDS encoding class I SAM-dependent methyltransferase — protein sequence MTGAFDIRGGYDRWAAVYDHDGNPLQGLEEPLFRAALGDPRGANALDLGCGTGRHALWLAACGAHVTAVDFSEAMLAAARAKAGANAVRFVVHDLSRSLPFADGAFDLVVSGLVLEHVRDLDGFFREARRVLNPTGRAVISAMHPAMFLRGTQARFTDPVSGERVVPGSYPHSIGAFVTAAAGAGFRLTRADEYAPDAAFATRFPRAEKYIDWPMLVVLQLSA from the coding sequence GTGACCGGAGCTTTCGACATTCGCGGCGGGTACGACCGGTGGGCGGCCGTGTACGACCACGACGGCAACCCGTTACAGGGCCTGGAGGAACCGCTGTTCCGCGCGGCCTTGGGCGACCCGCGCGGGGCAAACGCGCTCGATCTCGGGTGCGGGACGGGGCGCCACGCTCTGTGGCTCGCGGCGTGCGGGGCGCACGTGACCGCCGTGGACTTCTCCGAGGCGATGCTCGCGGCGGCCCGTGCGAAGGCGGGCGCCAACGCGGTTCGGTTCGTCGTACACGATCTGTCCCGGTCGCTCCCGTTCGCCGACGGGGCGTTCGACCTCGTGGTGAGCGGCCTGGTTCTCGAACACGTCCGCGACCTCGACGGGTTCTTCCGTGAGGCGCGGCGGGTCCTGAACCCGACCGGCCGGGCGGTGATTTCGGCGATGCACCCGGCGATGTTTCTCCGCGGCACGCAGGCGCGGTTCACCGATCCGGTGTCGGGCGAGCGCGTCGTGCCGGGCAGCTACCCGCACTCGATCGGCGCGTTCGTGACGGCTGCTGCCGGCGCGGGGTTCCGGCTCACACGGGCCGACGAGTACGCGCCGGACGCGGCGTTCGCCACACGGTTCCCGCGTGCCGAGAAATACATCGACTGGCCGATGCTGGTGGTCCTCCAACTGAGCGCGTGA
- a CDS encoding GNAT family N-acetyltransferase, producing the protein MNIEFAQIAHAERLDALRPTWDELLARFGSDAAMYQSHRWFEALLRQGHDRTLGLAVLNSDGAVRGLCPFRVQPIEVGFDVAGRTRAARRFQAATVLGGAPLWDDSDPRLTRRFIRAVFDHYPAVDAIHVPDVSASSWFWRAVEAAQDIGALEYLRGPFHTLAMPATLAEHQKRFSSKRRYNYRREQRLLEEGTGALLVEHRVCTGADLRACLDRVDAARSAATSPAEVTFLNRVAQHLGESFEQADAGLFRSTLWVCGNRVVVLVLAYQFGTRVHVHVVRKNPELLNYSPGSLAVYLFGLSLYAPDGLKRPQPVDVMYGFGSANQTHLPHNLIETRSRFLLLRPTLGNSLFWLTHRGVDRAKQLYNHFAGRKKRPATEVTEAERPMSADRDAPEVPNPPPTLTPSELVLSHGLPDLPHM; encoded by the coding sequence ATGAATATTGAGTTCGCTCAGATCGCCCACGCGGAGAGGCTGGACGCCCTCCGGCCCACTTGGGACGAATTGCTCGCCCGGTTCGGCAGCGACGCGGCAATGTACCAGTCCCACCGGTGGTTCGAGGCCCTACTGAGACAGGGACACGATCGGACCCTCGGGTTAGCGGTTCTCAACAGCGACGGGGCGGTTCGTGGGCTCTGCCCCTTTCGTGTGCAACCGATTGAGGTCGGGTTCGACGTTGCGGGCCGGACCCGGGCCGCGCGCCGGTTCCAAGCGGCGACGGTCCTGGGCGGCGCCCCGTTGTGGGACGATTCCGATCCCCGACTGACCCGCCGGTTCATCCGGGCCGTGTTCGACCACTACCCGGCCGTGGACGCGATTCACGTGCCCGACGTGTCCGCGAGTTCGTGGTTCTGGCGGGCGGTCGAAGCGGCTCAGGACATCGGGGCACTGGAATACCTCCGGGGCCCGTTCCACACCCTGGCCATGCCCGCCACGCTCGCCGAACACCAGAAGCGCTTCAGCTCCAAGCGCCGGTACAACTACCGGCGCGAGCAGCGCCTGCTCGAAGAGGGGACCGGAGCCCTCCTCGTCGAGCACCGTGTGTGTACCGGGGCGGACCTCCGGGCGTGCCTGGACCGCGTCGATGCGGCCAGAAGCGCCGCGACCTCACCGGCCGAAGTGACGTTTCTCAACCGGGTGGCCCAGCACCTCGGCGAATCATTCGAACAGGCGGACGCGGGGCTGTTCCGCTCGACGCTCTGGGTCTGCGGGAACCGCGTGGTCGTGCTGGTGCTGGCGTATCAGTTCGGAACCCGCGTCCACGTCCACGTGGTCCGGAAGAACCCGGAACTGTTGAACTATTCGCCCGGATCACTCGCGGTGTACCTGTTCGGCCTCTCACTTTACGCACCGGACGGCCTGAAGCGCCCGCAACCGGTGGACGTCATGTACGGGTTCGGCAGCGCCAACCAGACGCACCTGCCGCACAACCTCATCGAGACCCGCAGCCGGTTCCTGCTCCTCCGTCCGACCCTCGGCAACTCACTGTTCTGGCTCACGCACCGCGGTGTGGACCGCGCGAAGCAGCTCTACAACCACTTCGCGGGTCGAAAGAAGCGACCGGCGACGGAGGTAACGGAAGCGGAACGCCCGATGAGCGCCGATCGAGACGCGCCCGAGGTCCCGAACCCGCCGCCAACCCTAACACCGTCCGAACTCGTATTGTCGCACGGCCTGCCCGATCTCCCGCACATGTAG
- a CDS encoding glycosyltransferase family 2 protein yields the protein MLTAPIALPAPRPATRACTVTLLVPTLNEIVGMKAIMPLVRREWVDQILVLDGGSTDGTVEYARDQGYEVHVQTEPGIRQAYMEVLPQIRGDVVVTFSPDGNSLPELLPRLIATIDRGYDMVIVSRYKKPARSDDDDLVTAFGNWLFTRTVNLLHCGRYTDAMVIYRAYRTRLVRELELDQDRWYRTPERLFGCRISWEPLLSARAARRKLKVAEIPGDEPPRVGGERKLRVLRWGASYYFQFFRDWLLWR from the coding sequence GTGCTGACCGCCCCGATCGCGTTACCGGCCCCCCGACCCGCCACCCGAGCGTGTACCGTCACGCTCCTGGTGCCGACGCTGAACGAAATCGTCGGGATGAAAGCGATCATGCCGCTCGTCCGGCGCGAGTGGGTCGATCAGATCCTGGTCCTCGACGGCGGGTCGACGGACGGCACGGTGGAGTACGCCCGCGACCAAGGGTACGAGGTTCACGTTCAGACGGAACCGGGCATCCGCCAGGCCTACATGGAGGTGCTACCCCAGATCCGCGGCGACGTGGTCGTGACCTTCAGCCCGGACGGCAACAGCCTGCCCGAATTGCTCCCCCGGCTGATCGCCACGATCGACCGGGGCTACGACATGGTGATCGTGTCGCGGTACAAGAAGCCCGCGCGCAGCGACGACGACGATCTGGTGACCGCGTTCGGCAACTGGTTGTTCACCCGAACCGTTAACTTGCTCCACTGCGGCCGGTACACGGACGCGATGGTCATCTACCGCGCCTATCGCACCCGCTTGGTCCGCGAACTCGAACTCGATCAGGACCGGTGGTACCGGACCCCGGAGCGCCTGTTCGGGTGCCGGATCAGTTGGGAGCCGCTGCTCTCGGCGCGGGCGGCGCGGCGCAAACTGAAGGTGGCCGAAATCCCCGGCGACGAACCGCCGCGGGTCGGCGGCGAGCGGAAGCTCCGCGTCCTGCGGTGGGGGGCCTCGTACTACTTCCAGTTCTTCCGCGACTGGCTGCTGTGGAGATAG
- a CDS encoding CHAT domain-containing protein produces the protein MSQSTLIIRHVPNTEPPQFTVERSQDGKASLPVAVAGPNSLPVEGRSNTKLTEEIRWYLETFLDYPFPPDTDRADQARQAFEAWGKRTFTALFTDPHARRSYDKAVEHGFANLTLRIVSDSPAVLGWPWEALHDPEPGGDRLAHHCSIERRINVMRDPVTLRKLPTDRVNVLLVIARPLEGDVRYRSVSRSLVELAAGHTFPISVDVLRPPTFDQLREHLRTHPHHYHILHFDGHGAYRHDVPAPIGRNILMRANDAQLLFENEDGSKDAIESSLLSDLLREHAVPAVVLNACQSAAIDDRAADPFASVAAALLRAGTRSVVAMAYALYVSGAQQFLPAFYKSLFASGNFAGAVRAGRQMMLRNPQRVCARGTYPLEDWAVPVVYQQADPLDFSFVAQGGSGRTGAEPSRLPDEARDDRNPYGFVGRDGAVLELERALRRPPAAILITGLGGVGKTTLIHGFLKWLEQTNGLGSGVLWFDFRDVHSAEYVINRLGEAITGKAEFAAHSQSDKLDFLANMCKRAPVRIVWDNFESARGIPGANRVGNLTDADPNVLKELLTRLRGGATKVVITSRSTEEWLGVTNIGKPVAIGGLDGEERWEYANAVVRDLGLNLNREDPALAALMKLLRAHPLAMRVVLSKLAQRTAAQLNAALETNITQFLPSAKDESEAILFATLQFASDGLPKEWQPLLVPVGLHESYLDADFLESMAKQADASVTRAMINECLGALANAGLVRHTGQAIYELHPLLTSYLRSTHESLALEVRNVWSGAFVDVMGSVAKDLAPRPLHKQRFSFLLHEVNFYKARAIAVRLGKNLGYAALTQALAAFAQNTRNFSGAEQLFGQLQTHHAHTRDETREAGACHQLGRVAEERRDFAGAETWYRKSLEIAERLGNEHGAASTYHQLGNLAVLQQEFETAWGWFLKALNVFVKLDNPHYARMTINNLTLTYREARPETRPRLLEAGRTAGLPDQLLRQIEEAVNPPPPNGS, from the coding sequence ATGTCCCAATCGACACTGATCATTCGTCACGTTCCCAACACAGAACCTCCACAATTCACGGTCGAGCGGTCGCAGGATGGCAAAGCCTCGCTTCCGGTCGCCGTTGCCGGACCGAACAGCCTTCCCGTCGAGGGTCGCTCGAACACCAAACTCACGGAAGAAATCCGCTGGTACCTGGAGACGTTCCTCGACTACCCGTTCCCTCCGGACACCGACCGCGCGGACCAGGCGCGGCAGGCGTTCGAAGCCTGGGGCAAGCGCACGTTCACCGCTCTGTTCACGGACCCCCACGCACGCCGGTCCTATGATAAGGCGGTCGAGCACGGTTTCGCAAATCTGACACTCCGCATCGTCAGCGACAGCCCGGCCGTTCTGGGCTGGCCGTGGGAAGCGCTGCACGATCCCGAACCCGGCGGCGACCGACTCGCGCACCACTGCTCCATCGAACGGCGCATCAACGTCATGCGCGACCCGGTTACCCTCCGGAAACTCCCCACTGACCGGGTGAACGTGCTGCTCGTCATCGCGCGGCCGTTGGAAGGGGACGTGCGCTACCGGTCGGTGTCACGGTCGCTCGTCGAACTCGCCGCCGGGCACACGTTCCCGATCTCGGTGGATGTGCTCCGCCCGCCCACCTTCGACCAACTGCGCGAACACCTGCGGACGCACCCCCACCACTACCACATCCTGCACTTCGACGGGCACGGCGCGTACCGTCACGATGTACCGGCCCCCATTGGAAGAAACATCCTTATGCGGGCGAATGACGCCCAACTCCTTTTCGAGAACGAGGACGGGAGCAAAGACGCGATCGAATCCTCGCTCCTCAGTGATTTGCTTCGCGAACACGCGGTTCCGGCAGTCGTTCTGAATGCGTGCCAGTCGGCCGCGATCGACGACCGCGCTGCCGACCCGTTCGCGTCCGTGGCCGCGGCGCTGCTGAGAGCCGGGACGCGAAGTGTCGTGGCAATGGCCTACGCGCTGTACGTCAGCGGCGCGCAGCAGTTCCTCCCCGCCTTCTACAAGAGCCTCTTCGCATCCGGCAACTTCGCGGGAGCGGTGCGGGCCGGGCGGCAGATGATGCTCCGGAACCCGCAGCGCGTGTGCGCGCGAGGGACGTATCCGCTCGAGGACTGGGCGGTTCCCGTCGTGTACCAGCAGGCGGACCCTCTCGACTTCTCGTTCGTTGCTCAAGGCGGTTCGGGCCGGACGGGCGCCGAACCGAGTCGGCTTCCGGACGAAGCTCGGGACGACCGGAACCCATACGGGTTTGTCGGTCGGGATGGTGCGGTGTTGGAACTGGAGCGGGCACTTCGTCGGCCGCCCGCGGCCATTCTCATTACCGGCCTGGGCGGTGTCGGGAAGACGACGCTGATTCACGGGTTTCTCAAATGGCTCGAACAAACAAACGGGCTGGGTTCTGGCGTCCTCTGGTTCGACTTTCGCGACGTTCACTCGGCCGAGTACGTGATCAACCGGCTCGGTGAAGCCATAACGGGAAAAGCCGAGTTCGCCGCCCACAGCCAGTCGGACAAGCTCGATTTCCTGGCGAATATGTGCAAGCGGGCACCGGTGCGAATCGTGTGGGACAATTTCGAATCCGCGCGCGGCATCCCGGGAGCGAATCGAGTTGGGAACCTGACCGACGCCGACCCGAATGTGCTGAAGGAACTGCTGACACGCCTGCGCGGCGGGGCGACGAAGGTGGTCATCACCAGTCGCTCGACTGAGGAGTGGCTGGGCGTCACCAACATCGGTAAACCGGTTGCGATTGGCGGGCTCGACGGCGAGGAGCGCTGGGAGTATGCGAACGCCGTTGTTCGCGATCTGGGTTTGAACCTCAATCGCGAGGATCCCGCGCTCGCAGCGCTCATGAAACTGTTACGGGCGCACCCGCTGGCGATGCGGGTCGTGCTTTCCAAATTAGCGCAGCGGACCGCCGCGCAACTGAACGCGGCGCTCGAGACGAACATCACGCAGTTTCTTCCCAGCGCGAAGGACGAGTCCGAGGCCATCCTCTTCGCCACACTCCAGTTCGCATCGGATGGTCTGCCCAAAGAGTGGCAACCGCTACTCGTTCCCGTGGGATTACACGAGAGCTACCTCGACGCGGACTTCCTGGAATCGATGGCGAAGCAGGCCGATGCGAGTGTGACGCGCGCGATGATCAATGAGTGTTTGGGGGCGCTCGCGAACGCGGGTCTCGTCCGCCACACTGGGCAAGCGATCTACGAGTTGCACCCGCTCCTGACGAGCTATCTGCGTTCCACGCACGAATCACTCGCACTCGAAGTGCGGAACGTCTGGTCGGGCGCGTTTGTCGATGTCATGGGTTCCGTTGCCAAGGATCTGGCGCCGCGACCTTTGCACAAGCAACGATTCTCCTTCCTGTTACACGAGGTCAACTTCTACAAGGCACGAGCCATCGCCGTGCGTCTCGGGAAGAATTTGGGTTACGCCGCTCTCACGCAAGCACTTGCCGCCTTTGCGCAGAATACGCGCAACTTTTCGGGGGCCGAACAGCTCTTCGGTCAGTTACAGACTCACCATGCCCACACTCGCGATGAGACGCGCGAAGCGGGCGCCTGCCATCAGCTCGGGCGTGTGGCGGAGGAGCGTCGGGACTTCGCGGGTGCGGAGACGTGGTACCGCAAGTCCCTGGAGATCGCGGAGCGCCTGGGGAACGAGCACGGGGCCGCCAGCACGTACCACCAGCTCGGGAACCTTGCTGTCTTGCAGCAAGAATTTGAGACCGCGTGGGGATGGTTCCTGAAAGCACTCAACGTGTTTGTGAAGCTCGACAACCCGCACTACGCCAGAATGACGATCAACAACCTGACGCTCACGTATCGTGAGGCACGACCCGAGACCCGACCGCGGCTTCTGGAAGCGGGGCGCACGGCCGGACTGCCCGACCAGCTCCTCCGACAGATCGAAGAGGCAGTGAACCCACCACCACCGAACGGGAGTTAA
- a CDS encoding c-type cytochrome domain-containing protein — MPGFKNRDFDADDEPYPSDLSSNGQWLYGSIYAGLILVGFSFGVWAGAAKPKPVEVAEAKPDPAEKPAPKAGTNAPAVPTSGAPSAHPTSSAGSAATGPKSTSADPSAKPVEIAGPKKDPDGRTAGTAAGTTPLGTTSPTGSNTTGSTPSTGSKPTGPSPQPKEPEPKKPAAKAVAFKEIAPVLRSYCGNCHGQAGKPKGGVDLRTVAAIMKGGDDGPLVKPGDPDKSPLYESIKAGRMPPDGKPGPSEKELMLIRDWIAGWAKERRRTVRRRRAARKD; from the coding sequence ATGCCTGGCTTCAAGAATCGTGACTTTGACGCCGACGACGAGCCGTACCCGAGCGACCTCTCGTCGAACGGGCAATGGCTCTACGGCTCGATTTACGCTGGTCTCATCCTGGTCGGTTTCAGCTTCGGCGTGTGGGCGGGCGCCGCGAAACCGAAGCCCGTCGAAGTCGCTGAGGCGAAACCCGACCCGGCTGAAAAACCGGCTCCCAAAGCCGGCACAAACGCACCTGCCGTCCCCACATCCGGAGCGCCCTCAGCTCACCCGACGTCATCCGCAGGGTCTGCGGCCACAGGCCCCAAATCGACCAGCGCGGACCCCTCGGCAAAACCTGTCGAAATTGCGGGGCCGAAAAAAGATCCGGACGGCCGAACAGCAGGAACGGCCGCCGGCACAACCCCACTCGGGACAACTTCACCGACGGGCTCGAACACCACCGGCTCGACTCCGAGTACCGGGTCGAAACCGACCGGTCCAAGCCCCCAACCCAAGGAACCGGAGCCGAAGAAGCCGGCCGCCAAGGCGGTCGCCTTCAAAGAGATCGCGCCGGTGTTGCGGAGCTATTGTGGTAACTGCCACGGCCAGGCGGGGAAACCGAAGGGTGGCGTCGATCTGCGAACGGTGGCCGCGATCATGAAGGGCGGCGACGACGGCCCGCTCGTGAAGCCCGGCGACCCCGACAAGAGCCCGTTGTACGAGTCCATCAAGGCGGGCCGGATGCCCCCGGACGGCAAGCCGGGGCCGAGCGAAAAGGAACTGATGCTGATCCGCGACTGGATCGCCGGCTGGGCCAAGGAACGGCGTCGCACCGTGCGCCGGCGTCGTGCGGCACGCAAAGACTGA
- a CDS encoding sugar phosphate isomerase/epimerase family protein, whose protein sequence is MIPCIAQATTLSASFADDVASYPAGGCTAIEVWLTKLEKHLQDVSADATRKALADRGVVLVAAAYQGGLLLSQGEPRKAHFDHFKRRLDLCQQFGIRTLLLVADFAHSPDADALGRAVVSLAQAAQWAAGFGVRLALEFRGADAFCSCLDTALTLVEQCREPNAGVCLDSFHYYKGPSKAEDLDRLTAANLFHVQVSDVAGVPRELMTDSDRVMPGDGDFRLDPLVRRLKDIGYTGAVSLELLNPVLWQLKATQVIELGMAALARLLK, encoded by the coding sequence ATGATACCGTGTATCGCGCAGGCGACGACGCTCTCGGCGTCGTTCGCGGACGATGTGGCGAGCTATCCGGCCGGTGGCTGCACCGCAATCGAGGTGTGGCTGACCAAGCTCGAAAAGCACCTCCAGGACGTTTCGGCCGATGCCACGCGAAAGGCGCTGGCCGACCGCGGAGTGGTCCTCGTCGCCGCCGCGTACCAGGGGGGGCTCCTCTTGTCGCAGGGCGAGCCGCGGAAGGCCCACTTCGACCACTTCAAGCGCCGCCTCGATCTGTGCCAGCAGTTCGGCATTCGCACGCTGTTGCTCGTTGCCGATTTTGCGCACTCACCGGACGCGGACGCGCTCGGACGGGCGGTGGTGTCGCTCGCCCAGGCCGCGCAGTGGGCGGCCGGGTTCGGGGTGCGGCTCGCGCTGGAGTTCCGCGGGGCCGACGCGTTCTGTTCGTGTCTCGACACGGCCCTCACGCTCGTGGAGCAGTGCCGCGAGCCGAACGCCGGAGTGTGTCTCGACAGCTTCCACTACTACAAGGGGCCGAGCAAGGCGGAGGACCTCGACCGGCTGACGGCGGCGAACCTCTTCCACGTCCAGGTGTCTGATGTAGCGGGCGTTCCGCGCGAGCTGATGACCGATTCGGACCGCGTGATGCCGGGCGACGGCGACTTCCGCCTGGACCCCCTCGTGCGGCGGCTGAAGGACATCGGGTACACCGGCGCGGTGTCACTCGAACTGCTGAACCCGGTACTGTGGCAACTCAAAGCCACGCAGGTGATCGAACTCGGAATGGCCGCGCTCGCGCGGTTGCTGAAGTAG
- a CDS encoding class I SAM-dependent methyltransferase, producing MTTNRPAAVMLAPVARAAPQVVWEDTPCPLCGHEAGAPVLEAADPLPPNQTGLVFAVVRCTECGLTYTNPRPNERTAVRFYPADYHPHRRPGKMQQSRPTRPLLSRILGRPCNARRGALPWPGPGRLLDFGCGGGSFLRTMAAQGWRVTGLDAAVGAVQRVRDEHGLTALVGSLPHPDLRPGSFDVVTMWHSLEHVHHPLAILREAYRLLVPGGKLIVATPNIDSLPFRTFQRSWFGLDLPRHLTHFTPATLSMMLQAAGFRTEPVKLLRHSDWLRSSARLARTRGEGGLLTRVLAWKPVAKTAAWLCYVFGVSDCMMCIAERPE from the coding sequence ATGACCACGAATCGTCCCGCCGCTGTCATGCTGGCACCCGTCGCCCGAGCGGCGCCACAAGTGGTATGGGAAGACACACCCTGCCCGCTCTGCGGACACGAAGCCGGCGCCCCGGTCCTCGAGGCCGCCGATCCCCTTCCACCGAACCAGACGGGACTTGTGTTCGCGGTGGTTCGCTGTACCGAGTGCGGACTGACCTACACCAACCCGCGGCCGAACGAGCGCACCGCCGTCCGGTTCTACCCGGCCGATTACCACCCCCACCGCCGCCCCGGCAAAATGCAACAGTCGCGCCCGACGCGGCCGCTCCTGAGCCGCATTCTCGGCCGCCCGTGCAACGCCCGCCGCGGTGCGCTGCCCTGGCCCGGCCCCGGTCGGCTGCTCGACTTCGGCTGCGGCGGCGGCAGCTTCTTGAGAACGATGGCCGCACAGGGCTGGCGCGTCACCGGCCTCGACGCCGCCGTGGGCGCGGTGCAACGGGTTCGCGACGAACACGGGCTCACGGCGCTGGTCGGCAGCCTCCCGCACCCGGACCTGCGTCCCGGTTCGTTCGACGTGGTGACCATGTGGCACTCACTCGAACACGTCCACCACCCGCTCGCCATCCTCCGGGAAGCCTATCGGTTGCTGGTGCCGGGCGGGAAACTGATCGTCGCGACCCCCAACATCGACAGCCTCCCGTTCCGCACCTTCCAGCGGTCGTGGTTCGGGCTGGATCTCCCGCGCCACCTCACGCACTTCACCCCGGCCACACTCAGCATGATGCTCCAGGCGGCCGGGTTCCGCACGGAGCCGGTCAAGCTCCTTCGGCACAGCGACTGGCTGCGGTCGAGTGCCAGACTGGCCCGGACCCGCGGTGAGGGCGGTCTGCTCACACGGGTCCTGGCCTGGAAACCGGTGGCGAAAACGGCCGCCTGGCTCTGCTACGTGTTCGGCGTCTCGGACTGCATGATGTGCATCGCCGAACGCCCGGAATGA
- a CDS encoding glycosyltransferase codes for MHAILATMGTDGDVFPHIGLGGVLRERGHRVTLAAPETYRERGLAAGLEFCPLVTREEVGRMLADPDLWHPLKSGQMMARWGGPMIPRQFAALADRVRGPNTVLVANPGVLAARVLQEKLGVPTASLLLQPGLLPSCCAPPEMPGGLTLPTWSPQWLRSVYWWSIDKAGHVLIARALNRFRATLGMAPVRRLFRWWLSPDLVIGLFPDWYAPPQPDWPVQMRLVGFGRYDGVKSELPADVRTFCLSDRPPVVFTLGTGMAHAARFFRSAVAACAATGMRGLLLTKYPDQLPTPLPSSVRHCAFAPFRQLLPLCGAMVHHGGVGTTAAALEAGCPQLVVPLAWDQPDNAARIVRMGVGLSLGRRQRTTGHIARALARLTAPATVARCRSIAALAGRANGLEVAAGLVERLARHPVNGRA; via the coding sequence ATGCACGCCATCCTCGCCACTATGGGCACCGACGGGGACGTGTTCCCACACATCGGCCTCGGGGGCGTGTTACGGGAACGCGGGCACCGGGTGACGCTCGCGGCGCCGGAGACGTACCGCGAACGGGGGCTCGCGGCCGGTCTTGAGTTCTGCCCGCTCGTGACGAGAGAAGAGGTCGGCCGGATGCTCGCCGACCCCGACCTCTGGCACCCGCTCAAGAGCGGACAAATGATGGCCCGCTGGGGCGGCCCGATGATCCCCCGCCAGTTCGCGGCACTTGCCGACCGCGTGCGTGGTCCGAACACGGTCCTGGTCGCCAATCCCGGCGTTCTCGCCGCACGCGTGCTTCAAGAGAAGCTCGGGGTTCCGACCGCCTCCTTGCTCCTGCAACCCGGCCTTCTGCCGAGTTGTTGTGCGCCCCCCGAAATGCCGGGCGGGTTAACCCTCCCGACGTGGTCCCCGCAATGGCTCCGCAGCGTGTACTGGTGGTCGATTGACAAAGCCGGGCACGTGCTGATCGCGCGGGCACTGAACCGCTTTCGTGCAACGCTGGGCATGGCGCCGGTCCGCCGGTTGTTCCGCTGGTGGCTGTCTCCGGACCTGGTAATCGGGCTCTTTCCCGACTGGTATGCGCCGCCGCAACCCGACTGGCCGGTCCAAATGCGCCTCGTCGGCTTCGGCCGGTACGACGGGGTGAAGAGCGAACTCCCCGCCGACGTCCGCACGTTCTGCCTGTCCGATCGGCCCCCGGTGGTGTTCACCCTCGGCACCGGCATGGCACACGCCGCCAGATTCTTCCGGTCGGCCGTCGCCGCGTGCGCGGCAACCGGAATGCGCGGGCTGCTCCTCACCAAATATCCCGATCAGCTCCCCACCCCCCTGCCCTCCTCGGTTCGGCACTGCGCGTTCGCCCCGTTCCGGCAGTTGCTCCCGCTGTGCGGAGCGATGGTTCACCACGGCGGGGTGGGAACCACGGCCGCGGCGCTGGAAGCCGGGTGCCCGCAACTCGTCGTCCCACTGGCGTGGGACCAGCCTGACAACGCGGCCCGGATCGTGCGAATGGGCGTGGGCCTCTCGCTCGGTCGGCGACAGCGGACCACCGGACACATCGCGCGGGCGCTGGCTCGGCTCACCGCACCCGCCACCGTCGCGCGGTGCCGATCGATCGCGGCGCTTGCCGGAAGGGCGAACGGGTTGGAGGTCGCTGCGGGATTGGTGGAGCGATTGGCGCGCCACCCAGTAAACGGACGCGCATGA
- the rbsK gene encoding ribokinase, whose translation MPPINICVVGSVNLDLNSYTDRLPAAGETIHARRFTTGHGGKGANQAVMAARLGGAVALVARVGQDLFGRDALDHFRAEGISTTHVTPTEGASTGTAVITVDATGRNTIVVSAGANGLLSVADVEAARSTIESARVLVCQQEVPSEANRTAMRIAEQAGVPVVFNPAPVGAGVPAEAYPLASVLCPNEHEAALLTGLPVRTPDEARTAGMELLGRGARTVVVTLGAQGCLVVTRERVEAIPAPDVEAVDTTGAGDAFIGSLAFFLARGEDVFSAARRATQVAAISVQRPGTQTSFPRVAELSASIVDA comes from the coding sequence GTGCCGCCTATTAACATTTGTGTCGTCGGGTCGGTGAACCTCGACCTGAACTCGTACACTGATCGTCTGCCCGCGGCCGGTGAAACGATCCACGCCCGGCGATTCACGACCGGTCACGGCGGGAAGGGCGCGAACCAGGCCGTGATGGCCGCCCGCCTCGGCGGCGCGGTCGCACTCGTGGCGCGGGTCGGGCAGGACCTGTTCGGCCGCGACGCCCTCGACCATTTCCGCGCCGAAGGCATCAGCACGACTCACGTCACCCCGACCGAAGGCGCCTCCACCGGCACGGCGGTCATCACGGTCGATGCCACCGGGCGCAACACGATCGTCGTGTCGGCCGGGGCGAACGGGCTCCTGTCCGTGGCCGATGTGGAAGCCGCCCGCAGCACGATCGAATCGGCCCGCGTGTTGGTTTGCCAGCAAGAAGTACCGAGTGAGGCGAATCGGACCGCGATGCGCATTGCGGAACAGGCCGGAGTGCCGGTCGTCTTCAACCCCGCTCCGGTCGGTGCGGGAGTGCCAGCCGAAGCGTATCCGCTCGCGAGCGTGCTGTGCCCGAACGAACACGAAGCGGCGTTGCTGACGGGTCTGCCCGTGCGGACGCCCGATGAAGCACGAACCGCGGGGATGGAACTGCTCGGCCGCGGGGCGCGAACCGTCGTCGTCACGCTCGGTGCGCAGGGGTGTCTGGTCGTGACACGAGAACGCGTGGAAGCGATCCCCGCCCCGGACGTGGAGGCGGTGGATACCACCGGGGCCGGCGACGCGTTCATCGGCAGCCTCGCGTTCTTCCTCGCGCGCGGGGAGGACGTATTTTCGGCCGCACGCCGCGCGACGCAGGTCGCCGCGATCAGCGTTCAGCGGCCCGGAACACAAACGAGTTTCCCACGGGTCGCGGAACTGAGCGCCAGCATTGTGGACGCGTAA